A genomic stretch from Malus domestica chromosome 15, GDT2T_hap1 includes:
- the LOC103456238 gene encoding uncharacterized protein, with amino-acid sequence MANPREKMPSVHEFPSPLEVNDEEIDPSFSCGCLWALCGRRIGARRYLLQQQEGEQAKESWLVEKVKKAREISEVLAGPKWKNFIRSFSTIYKKRRVQFQYDPQSYALNFDDGNVDREAEGAAAAYHHFSNSGSYAASQGMNAKF; translated from the coding sequence ACCCACGTGAGAAAATGCCCTCGGTTCACGAATTTCCATCGCCATTGGAAGTGAACGATGAAGAAATAGATCCATCTTTTTCATGCGGTTGTTTATGGGCACTGTGTGGAAGAAGGATTGGAGCACGGAGATATCTGCTACAACAACAAGAAGGAGAACAAGCGAAAGAGAGTTGGTTGGTGGAGAAGGTTAAGAAAGCGCGAGAAATTTCGGAGGTTTTGGCAGGACCAAAGTGGAAGAACTTCATCCGATCTTTTAGTACGATATACAAGAAAAGAAGGGTGCAGTTTCAGTACGATCCACAGAGTTACGCGCTTAATTTCGATGACGGAAATGTTGATAGGGAAGCAGAGGGTGCTGCTGCTGCATACCATCATTTTTCGAATAGTGGATCATATGCAGCGTCACAAGGGATGAATGCCAAGTTCTGA
- the LOC103456237 gene encoding homeobox protein knotted-1-like 3 isoform X2: MAYHNHLSQDLPLHHFTDQTQQQHQQYQSDQTDPTSKPPEPHHPFQPAPNWLNSALLRNFTNADTNPTNSNNANNNGGGASNFLNLHVTASDSAASQASNQWLSQSHRPILHRNHSDVIDDVTVAGDSMIAAMSHDSADLKPDSNLNKSEGGVVESGIPGGGGGGDGGVMNWQNARHKAEILAHPLYEPLLSAHVACLRIATPVDQLPRIDAQLAQSQNVVAKYSALGNGMVGDDKELDQFMRHYVLLLCSFKEQLQQHVRVHAMEAVMACWEIEQSLQSLTGVSPGEGTGATMSDDEDDQVDSDANLFDGSMEGHDSMGFGPLIPTESERSLMERVRQELKHELKQGYKEKIVDIREEIMRKRRAGKLPGNTTSVLKAWWQSHSKWPYPTEEDKARLVQETGLHLKQINNWFINQRKRNWHSNPSTSTVLKSKRKSNAGENSSGDRFI; this comes from the exons ATGGCGTACCACAACCACCTCTCCCAGGACCTCCCTCTCCACCACTTCACCGACCAAACCCAGCAACAGCACCAGCAATATCAATCGGACCAAACCGACCCGACTTCCAAGCCCCCCGAGCCCCACCATCCATTTCAGCCAGCCCCCAATTGGCTCAACTCCGCCCTCCTCCGCAACTTCACCAACGCCGACACCAACCCGACCAATAGCAACAACGCAAACAACAACGGCGGCGGTGCATCCAATTTCCTGAACCTCCACGTTACCGCCTCCGACTCCGCGGCCTCCCAAGCCTCCAACCAATGGCTCTCCCAGTCCCACCGTCCGATCCTCCACCGCAACCACAGCGACGTCATCGATGACGTCACCGTTGCCGGCGACTCGATGATCGCCGCGATGTCCCATGATTCCGCAGACCTCAAGCCCGACAGCAACCTCAACAAGAGCGAAGGCGGAGTCGTCGAGAGCGGCATCCCCGGCGGAGGCGGAGGAGGAGACGGCGGGGTGATGAACTGGCAGAACGCTAGACACAAAGCCGAAATTCTGGCGCACCCGCTGTACGAGCCGCTGCTGTCGGCACACGTAGCGTGCCTGCGGATCGCGACACCGGTGGACCAGCTGCCTAGGATCGACGCTCAGCTGGCTCAGTCGCAGAATGTGGTGGCGAAGTACTCCGCCTTGGGGAATGGCATGGTCGGCGATGACAAGGAGCTTGATCAGTTCATG AGGCATTATGTTTTGTTGCTTTGTTCGTTTAAAGAACAACTGCAACAACACGTCCGGGTGCATGCAATGGAAGCAGTGATGGCTTGCTGGGAGATTGAGCAATCACTTCAAAGCTTAACAG GAGTTTCCCCCGGCGAAGGAACAGGTGCTACAATGTCTGATGACGAAGACGACCAAGTAGATAGTGATGCAAACTTGTTTGATGGAAGTATGGAGGGTCATGACAGCATGGGATTTGGCCCTCTTATACCGACAGAGAGTGAAAGGTCCTTGATGGAGCGCGTGAGGCAAGAACTGAAGCATGAACTGAAACAG GGTTACAAGGAGAAAATCGTTGACATAAGAGAGGAGATTATGCGCAAGAGAAGAGCCGGAAAACTTCCTGGCAACACCACCTCTGTCCTAAAAGCTTGGTGGCAATCACATTCGAAGTGGCCATATCCAACT GAGGAGGACAAGGCTAGGTTGGTACAGGAAACTGGTTTGCATTTAAAGCAGATAAACAACTGGTTCATCAATCAGCGGAAGAGGAACTGGCACAGCAATCCTTCAACCTCCACGGTTTTGAAGAGCAAGCGCAAAAG TAATGCAGGTGAAAACAGCAGTGGCGACCGGTTCATATAA
- the LOC103456237 gene encoding homeobox protein knotted-1-like 3 isoform X1, translating to MAYHNHLSQDLPLHHFTDQTQQQHQQYQSDQTDPTSKPPEPHHPFQPAPNWLNSALLRNFTNADTNPTNSNNANNNGGGASNFLNLHVTASDSAASQASNQWLSQSHRPILHRNHSDVIDDVTVAGDSMIAAMSHDSADLKPDSNLNKSEGGVVESGIPGGGGGGDGGVMNWQNARHKAEILAHPLYEPLLSAHVACLRIATPVDQLPRIDAQLAQSQNVVAKYSALGNGMVGDDKELDQFMRHYVLLLCSFKEQLQQHVRVHAMEAVMACWEIEQSLQSLTGVSPGEGTGATMSDDEDDQVDSDANLFDGSMEGHDSMGFGPLIPTESERSLMERVRQELKHELKQGYKEKIVDIREEIMRKRRAGKLPGNTTSVLKAWWQSHSKWPYPTEEDKARLVQETGLHLKQINNWFINQRKRNWHSNPSTSTVLKSKRKRSNAGENSSGDRFI from the exons ATGGCGTACCACAACCACCTCTCCCAGGACCTCCCTCTCCACCACTTCACCGACCAAACCCAGCAACAGCACCAGCAATATCAATCGGACCAAACCGACCCGACTTCCAAGCCCCCCGAGCCCCACCATCCATTTCAGCCAGCCCCCAATTGGCTCAACTCCGCCCTCCTCCGCAACTTCACCAACGCCGACACCAACCCGACCAATAGCAACAACGCAAACAACAACGGCGGCGGTGCATCCAATTTCCTGAACCTCCACGTTACCGCCTCCGACTCCGCGGCCTCCCAAGCCTCCAACCAATGGCTCTCCCAGTCCCACCGTCCGATCCTCCACCGCAACCACAGCGACGTCATCGATGACGTCACCGTTGCCGGCGACTCGATGATCGCCGCGATGTCCCATGATTCCGCAGACCTCAAGCCCGACAGCAACCTCAACAAGAGCGAAGGCGGAGTCGTCGAGAGCGGCATCCCCGGCGGAGGCGGAGGAGGAGACGGCGGGGTGATGAACTGGCAGAACGCTAGACACAAAGCCGAAATTCTGGCGCACCCGCTGTACGAGCCGCTGCTGTCGGCACACGTAGCGTGCCTGCGGATCGCGACACCGGTGGACCAGCTGCCTAGGATCGACGCTCAGCTGGCTCAGTCGCAGAATGTGGTGGCGAAGTACTCCGCCTTGGGGAATGGCATGGTCGGCGATGACAAGGAGCTTGATCAGTTCATG AGGCATTATGTTTTGTTGCTTTGTTCGTTTAAAGAACAACTGCAACAACACGTCCGGGTGCATGCAATGGAAGCAGTGATGGCTTGCTGGGAGATTGAGCAATCACTTCAAAGCTTAACAG GAGTTTCCCCCGGCGAAGGAACAGGTGCTACAATGTCTGATGACGAAGACGACCAAGTAGATAGTGATGCAAACTTGTTTGATGGAAGTATGGAGGGTCATGACAGCATGGGATTTGGCCCTCTTATACCGACAGAGAGTGAAAGGTCCTTGATGGAGCGCGTGAGGCAAGAACTGAAGCATGAACTGAAACAG GGTTACAAGGAGAAAATCGTTGACATAAGAGAGGAGATTATGCGCAAGAGAAGAGCCGGAAAACTTCCTGGCAACACCACCTCTGTCCTAAAAGCTTGGTGGCAATCACATTCGAAGTGGCCATATCCAACT GAGGAGGACAAGGCTAGGTTGGTACAGGAAACTGGTTTGCATTTAAAGCAGATAAACAACTGGTTCATCAATCAGCGGAAGAGGAACTGGCACAGCAATCCTTCAACCTCCACGGTTTTGAAGAGCAAGCGCAAAAG AAGTAATGCAGGTGAAAACAGCAGTGGCGACCGGTTCATATAA
- the LOC103456237 gene encoding homeobox protein knotted-1-like 3 (The RefSeq protein has 1 substitution compared to this genomic sequence), which yields MAYHNHLSQDLPLHHFTDQTQQQHQQYQSDQTDPTSKPPEPHHPFQPAPNWLNSALLRNFTNADTNPTNSNNANNNGGGASNFLNLHVTASDSAASQASNQWLSQSHRPILHRNHSDVIDDVTVAGDSMIAAMSHDSADLKPDSNLNKSEGGVVESGIPGGGGGGDGGVMNWQNARHKAEILAHPLYEPLLSAHVACLRIATPVDQLPRIDAQLAXSQNVVAKYSALGNGMVGDDKELDQFMRHYVLLLCSFKEQLQQHVRVHAMEAVMACWEIEQSLQSLTGVSPGEGTGATMSDDEDDQVDSDANLFDGSMEGHDSMGFGPLIPTESERSLMERVRQELKHELKQGYKEKIVDIREEIMRKRRAGKLPGNTTSVLKAWWQSHSKWPYPTEEDKARLVQETGLHLKQINNWFINQRKRNWHSNPSTSTVLKSKRKR from the exons ATGGCGTACCACAACCACCTCTCCCAGGACCTCCCTCTCCACCACTTCACCGACCAAACCCAGCAACAGCACCAGCAATATCAATCGGACCAAACCGACCCGACTTCCAAGCCCCCCGAGCCCCACCATCCATTTCAGCCAGCCCCCAATTGGCTCAACTCCGCCCTCCTCCGCAACTTCACCAACGCCGACACCAACCCGACCAATAGCAACAACGCAAACAACAACGGCGGCGGTGCATCCAATTTCCTGAACCTCCACGTTACCGCCTCCGACTCCGCGGCCTCCCAAGCCTCCAACCAATGGCTCTCCCAGTCCCACCGTCCGATCCTCCACCGCAACCACAGCGACGTCATCGATGACGTCACCGTTGCCGGCGACTCGATGATCGCCGCGATGTCCCATGATTCCGCAGACCTCAAGCCCGACAGCAACCTCAACAAGAGCGAAGGCGGAGTCGTCGAGAGCGGCATCCCCGGCGGAGGCGGAGGAGGAGACGGCGGGGTGATGAACTGGCAGAACGCTAGACACAAAGCCGAAATTCTGGCGCACCCGCTGTACGAGCCGCTGCTGTCGGCACACGTAGCGTGCCTGCGGATCGCGACACCGGTGGACCAGCTGCCTAGGATCGACGCTCAGCTGGCTCAGTCGCAGAATGTGGTGGCGAAGTACTCCGCCTTGGGGAATGGCATGGTCGGCGATGACAAGGAGCTTGATCAGTTCATG AGGCATTATGTTTTGTTGCTTTGTTCGTTTAAAGAACAACTGCAACAACACGTCCGGGTGCATGCAATGGAAGCAGTGATGGCTTGCTGGGAGATTGAGCAATCACTTCAAAGCTTAACAG GAGTTTCCCCCGGCGAAGGAACAGGTGCTACAATGTCTGATGACGAAGACGACCAAGTAGATAGTGATGCAAACTTGTTTGATGGAAGTATGGAGGGTCATGACAGCATGGGATTTGGCCCTCTTATACCGACAGAGAGTGAAAGGTCCTTGATGGAGCGCGTGAGGCAAGAACTGAAGCATGAACTGAAACAG GGTTACAAGGAGAAAATCGTTGACATAAGAGAGGAGATTATGCGCAAGAGAAGAGCCGGAAAACTTCCTGGCAACACCACCTCTGTCCTAAAAGCTTGGTGGCAATCACATTCGAAGTGGCCATATCCAACT GAGGAGGACAAGGCTAGGTTGGTACAGGAAACTGGTTTGCATTTAAAGCAGATAAACAACTGGTTCATCAATCAGCGGAAGAGGAACTGGCACAGCAATCCTTCAACCTCCACGGTTTTGAAGAGCAAGCGCAAAAG GTGA
- the LOC103456234 gene encoding B3 domain-containing protein REM9, with protein sequence MAGSPPFPRRFFKPLIPGFEYAISLPAGFSQNLNERNMKKAVIESCQGSWQVGVARTGDGTLYFEGGWEEFVKYHNLKVGDFLVFKHLGRMVFHVNVYEPLGCEKAFPPPPPPAAAAAAATSTSSPLFFLKSISETHSLPSKCYVTIPSEFVKAHGLGDRKKMILKVRFVGGKWPVELGTWQGGRRGAAISLRTAIRTRGWYKFYEDNRLKIGDCCKFVLKEVPDSKSKPVIMEVDIKRMVLGSSKAVVNFE encoded by the exons ATGGCCGGTTCACCTCCATTTCCCAGACGGTTTTTCAAGCCTTTGATTCCCGGGTTCGAATACGCAATC TCACTTCCGGCGGGCttttctcaaaatcttaatgAAAGGAACATGAAGAAAGCGGTTATTGAAAGCTGCCAGGGATCATGGCAAGTTGGAGTTGCTAGGACTGGGGATGGAACCCTCTATTTTGAAGGCGGTTGGGAAGAGTTTGTGAAGTATCACAACCTGAAAGTCGGAGACTTTCTTGTGTTCAAACACCTAGGCCGCATGGTTTTCCATGTCAACGTGTATGAGCCACTCGGTTGCGAGAAAGcgtttcctcctcctcctcctcctgctgCTGCTGCCGCCGCTGCAACATCAACCTCGAGTCCTCTGTTCTTCCTCAAAAGCATTTCGGAAACTCATTCTCTACCCAGCAAGTGTTACGTG ACTATTCCGTCGGAATTTGTGAAAGCCCATGGCCTTGGTGACAGAAAGAAAATGATCCTCAAAGTTCGGTTTGTTGGAGGAAAATGGCCGGTGGAACTTGGAACTTGGCAAGGCGGAAGGAGAGGTGCAGCCATTAGTCTTCGCACCGCAATAAGAACGAGAGGATGGTACAAGTTTTACGAGGACAACAGGCTCAAGATTGGAGATTGCTGCAAGTTTGTGCTGAAGGAGGTGCCGGATTCAAAATCGAAGCCTGTGATAATGGAGGTCGACATAAAACGCATGGTCCTGGGATCATCCAAGGCAGTTGTTAACTTCGAGTGA
- the LOC103456236 gene encoding pentatricopeptide repeat-containing protein At1g08070, chloroplastic-like, whose translation MKSQVPKSLLTLIETCTSLQQLKQIHAKSIISGLSYNQFILTQITNSFLLPQSLNYATRLLIRTQEPSVFVYNSIIRAHSQSETPFVALSIYNMMRVQENALGDRFTYPFVLKACASESDMDKGREVHGVVVRIGFDFDRYLCTSLLNFYGVCGKIEGARQVFDEYTAKDVVFWNSMIMGYARNGMVFEACEVFREMVEVREVRPNESAVLALISACTVSKNLKFGREIHGFLRKEVTFGSNVKVGAALVDLYAKCGCLDYAKRVFEGMPEKNAVVWNSLISGYSLNGSSKEAIDVFREMCCLDVKADTFTISGLLSACAQMGAVNIGNWVRKFAEKNGLWDVFIGTSLVDLYAKCGSIEAARDVFDQMDKKTVATWNAILSGYASNGQAGSAIELLDDMRKSGVMPDSATFLSILHACAHAGLVEKGRQYFDLMVKTYKIAPKVEHYGCMVDLLGRAGLLKEARKLIERMDIEPNVVVWGSLFNACSIHGDIEVGEWAADHVFNLEAMDGGSYVLLANMYAAARRFDRVKAVREAMVNASICKLPGCSMIEIGDVIHEFLVADKTHPESEEIYTVLDELSNKLKMTGSMQLPALDEECLESS comes from the coding sequence ATGAAATCTCAGGTCCCCAAATCCCTCCTAACTCTCATCGAGACCTGCACAAGCCTTCAACAACTGAAGCAGATCCACGCCAAATCCATAATCTCGGGCCTTTCCTACAACCAATTCATCCTCACCCAGATCACCAATTCCTTCCTACTCCCTCAGTCTCTGAACTACGCCACCCGCTTATTGATTCGAACTCAAGAACCAAGCGTTTTCGTCTACAATTCCATCATCAGAGCACATTCCCAATCAGAAACCCCATTTGTTGCTCTGTCGATTTATAACATGATGAGGGTGCAAGAAAATGCTTTGGGCGACAGGTTTACTTACCCTTTTGTGTTGAAGGCTTGCGCTAGCGAATCGGATATGGACAAAGGGAGGGAGGTTCATGGTGTGGTTGTGAGAATCGGGTTTGACTTCGACAGGTATTTGTGTACTTCTTTGCTGAACTTTTATGGGGTTTGTGGAAAAATTGAGGGTGCAAGGCAGGTGTTTGATGAATATACGGCGAAGGATGTTGTTTTCTGGAATTCCATGATAATGGGTTATGCTCGAAACGGGATGGTTTTTGAAGCTTGTGAGGTTTTTAGGGAGATGGTGGAAGTGCGAGAGGTTAGACCCAATGAAAGTGCGGTTTTGGCATTGATTTCGGCTTGCACGGTTTcgaaaaacttgaaatttggaagAGAGATTCATGGGTTTTTGAGAAAAGAGGTGACTTTTGGGTCAAATGTGAAAGTTGGAGCTGCACTTGTTGATTTGTATGCAAAATGTGGGTGTTTGGATTATGCAAAGAGAGTGTTTGAGGGAATGCCTGAGAAGAATGCTGTGGTATGGAACTCTTTGATAAGTGGCTATTCCCTCAACGGCTCGTCGAAAGAGGCAATTGATGTTTTCAGGGAAATGTGTTGTTTGGATGTTAAGGCCGATACGTTCACGATTTCAGGCTTGTTGTCCGCTTGTGCTCAAATGGGTGCTGTTAATATAGGAAACTGGGTTCGGAAATTCGCAGAGAAGAATGGACTTTGGGATGTGTTTATAGGTACATCTTTGGTAGACCTGTATGCAAAATGTGGTTCCATTGAAGCAGCTAGAGACGTGTTTGATCAAATGGATAAGAAAACTGTTGCAACATGGAATGCTATTCTCTCTGGATATGCGTCAAATGGGCAGGCTGGATCTGCAATAGAGctccttgatgatatgagaaaATCAGGTGTCATGCCAGATAGTGCAACGTTCCTTTCGATTTTACATGCTTGTGCACATGCTGGTTTGGTTGAAAAAGGTAGACAATACTTTGATTTGATGGTGAAAACTTATAAGATTGCCCCAAAAGTTGAGCATTACGGTTGCATGGTTGACCTTCTTGGGCGCGCTGGACTTTTGAAAGAAGCAAGGAAGCTTATTGAGAGGATGGATATTGAACCAAATGTAGTTGTATGGGGATCACTGTTTAATGCTTGTAGCATTCATGGTGATATTGAGGTAGGAGAGTGGGCGGCtgatcatgttttcaacttAGAAGCAATGGATGGGGGCTCCTACGTGCTGTTAGCAAATATGTACGCTGCAGCACGAAGGTTTGACAGGGTTAAAGCAGTTCGGGAGGCAATGGTTAACGCAAGTATTTGCAAGCTACCTGGATGTAGCATGATCGAGATTGGAGATGTAATTCATGAGTTTCTCGTTGCCGACAAGACGCACCCTGAATCAGAAGAGATATACACTGTGTTGGACGAATTAAGCAACAAGCTCAAGATGACAGGCTCGATGCAGTTGCCTGCTTTAGATGAAGAGTGTCTGGAAAGCAGCTGA